AGCAGGCAGGGCTGACTGTTACTCAGTAGGCTGGAGCCGAGCCAGGATTTCAATTCTTATCCGTCGGACTGCAAACCCCATGCTCTTTCCCATGAACCGGCTGTCTGCCTCTGTCCCCAGGCAGCAGAAGGCCCTGCTCTCGACATCTGATGTGGGCACTCCGGACCCTGAGAGCCCATCGTGGGGGCAGCAGAGCCCAGAGCCTCACCTGGGCCCATAGGAGCTGCAAGCTCCAGGCCCAGGCACAACACAGCAGGCCCAAAGTCCTTGTGGGGTTCTGGggtggaggcagcagggactgaGCCTTTGCAGGGCATTCACCCTGCACCCAATCCTTCCCAGGCCTTGTCTCGGTAAAGCTCACTCCAGCTCAGCCACACAGAGGTCACTCTAGGATTCCACCCCCCACTCCCAGTCCCTCCCTGACCTCAGCCCTCATTATGCTGTCCACAGAGCCAGGCCTCTTGGGCTTGATTCTCAGCCCTGCCACTTACTTGCTTTGGGAACAAAGTGCCTTAAGCtccctgtgcctcaatttcctcctccATGATAATGTTGGGAGACGATAGGGTTATTGTGGGAATGAAATGAGTCAATACGTGTAAATCACTTAGAACAATGGCAGGGGGTAAGTGCTCTAAGGCAAgcctcaccatcaccaccaccaccatcatcatcatcattttactTGTTTGTCTGTCTTGGCCCACTGGACAGTGGACTCCAGAGGGATATGTTTTCCGGACTCTGCTTCTCCCCAGTGCCCAGCCCTCAGCCTAGCCAGCAGGGGGACTTACTGCATGTTTGTGTGAGGACAAACTTTTGGCGAGTGAAAGGAACAGACTTGCTCTAGGTCACCCAGGTCCACTACCGCGGACCATGTTTCCCTCGGTCTCCGGGCAGGGCGGGCACTGTGTTGCACATACACGGGGCATATTGGCCAAGATGGCATTAACAGAAAGGGCTCCTCGAGGACTCTCGAAATCTCAGTGTGACTTAAAGGAAAAATATGCCCCAGGTGTTAGAGAAGAGGGCGCTGGGGCTGGCCCTCCCATCTCGTGCATTTGCAGGGCTGCAgaaagggagtggggaggaaggtGGGGTCTGGCTGGGGGAAGGCCTACCCCACTGCGTCTGCTTTGTGTCTTCCTAGGGCGGGTGCGTTGCATCCAGGGCTGTGTGGAGGGAGAGTTTACATTCCCAAGTACCTTAGACAAGGGTGGCTGATAACGTCTCTGGTCTGGGAGCTTCTGCAGTGACTTTATCTCTCTAGATAGCgccaggctggcctgggctgaggagagaaggggaggggaccttgtggtatctgagaagccTCAGAGCTCATGCTTAGGTGCGGCTGTGCCCACCTGGCTCTGAGGTCCCTGGCCCAGCTCCTGCTGCCGTACCCTCCACCCCCCAACCCCATTCACCCTTGACCAGCTCCTGCCTGGGCCTGTCCAGCCACACTCTGCAGCCTCCCATGTCTTGGTCAGTCTGTGAGCCACCTGAGGACAGGTCTTCCTCAGGAACCTGCACAGAGTTGGACACCTCACTTTTAGCATCCGGCCTAGACTTATTTCCTCCCGGGCTCCCTGAAAACctgctcctcctctctccctcccagtcAGAGACTGGGGCAACATCTTTAACCCCTTCCTTTTTCCCAAACCTCGTGTCCCTGCGTCCACTTAATGAGCACtcactatgttccaggcactttaTTAAATCCCCCCAAGACCCCTCAGGGGCACTATTATAATTCCCATCTGACACAGAGGGATTTGTCATACAGCATTGGTGACTTGCCTTAGGGCACCCATCTGAAAGGCACAGAGCTGGGCTTTGAGCTTAGTTTGGAAGGCACAGTTGTGGGTGGAAGGACTGACTCCAGGTTCTATCTGCGGTGTGGGGATGAAGCATGGGTGGGAGAGCTTGCCTCTACCTGGGGAGAGTTGCAGAGGAAGAGGGGGGCTATTCCTGTTACCTAGCGCTGCGTACCAAGCCTCTCTGAAAATTAGTGCTTGAGACAATGACATTTAGTTTGTTCTCAAGTCTGCATTTGTGCAGGGCTCAGAGAGGATGGTTCATCTCTGCTCCTCTGGACATTATCTGGGATGCACTGGAAACTGAAATCATTTGAAGACTTGGTTTATTCATATGTCTGGCAGCTGAAGCTTGGGCTGTTGGCCAGAACATCTATAGTGGCCTCTGCATGTAGCTTGGGCTTCCTCAAAATATGGTGTCTGAGTCCCAAGGGCAAGCATGctgagagaaagacagagacagaaagatagACAGACAGACGGGTGGCGGCTGTACCACATTTTACGTTTAGCCTAGGAAGTTTTCATGTCACTTCTGtcacattcttttcatggaggccATCTCAAAGGCATGCCCAGTTTCAAGGGGAAGAGCAATGGACTCCATCTCCTGATGGGGAATGACAAGTTTCCAGGGTGTAGAATTAGGAACACTCCTGAGATCTTTTTTGGGAAATTTCAGTTTGCCATAGGGACCTCCTCTCCTGGCCTCTCCTGGGTGGTTCCACTTCCCTGACTTGGCAGGACACTTCTGGGAGCTCGACCAATGCTGCTCCTCTCACCCCAGCTTTGGAAGCATAGTCAGTGGGGGGAGGAGCAGAGCCAGTGAGTGGCTGTGTACTGAGCACTGGCTGCATGCCAGGCCTCCCCCAGGTGCTTGTGTGCCTTCTTTCGTTGGATCCCCACCATACTCCTACATCATGTGCAGTGTGGTTCCTATTTTGTCAGTGAGGAAACAGGCTGAAATAGGTGAGGTGACTTACCAAGGCCATCAGGGGTCATCAGGGAGGCCACGTCAGTGTGGCTCTGAAGGTCTTTCTCTTGCCACTGCACAGCTGTCTCCAGGTTCAAGATAGGGAAGACCCCACAGGGAGAAGGATTAAGGATGGTGACCTTAGGATCAGAACAACTTGGGTCCTCAATGAAGCTCCTTAACTTTGAGCAGGTCACTTCattgctctgagcctcagtctcctcatgaGTCCAGTGGAGCCATGGCCTCCACATCACAGACGtaagaaaacataatgaaataaaataatctttgctACAAGCTTGGCACAGCCTCTGGCTCATCATGCATGGGACCCAGGCCACCCAGCCCGTCCCTAGACAGGACCTGCTTGCCTGTGGTGAATGAGCAGATCGGTGGCTGCCTGAGGACCGGGCATGCTGCCACTCACCAAGGGGGAGCCCCTGGGTTCCTGTTGGCTATTTTTAGGACTGTGTGGGCAACCACAGAACCACATGTGGGGTTTACCACCGCTTGGCCAAGCCCGGAAGAATAAGAGAACGCTCCTGATGACGGAGGACAGGCATCTGAGGCGGGATGGGTCTCGCTTCCTTCCCAGCATCTCCAGGTTGACAAAGGCAGAGagcctctccaagcctcagtttcctcatctataaaatggggataatagtaaaAACAATAGCCCACATTTTTGCAGGCCTCACCATGTGCCAGATGCTGGTCAAGCCCTTCATGGGTGTCATCTCATGTGATCTGTGATTCCTGTGAGGGAGGCTGGAAGAGGTGGAAGTTGTTCAGCTAGAAGAGGGGGCAGGAATGGAACCAGGCCTGGCTCTTTTAACCACTCTGCTCCCAGCCTCTCCAAACAGACTAGGGGGTCGCAAGGATTAGTTAAGAGTATGGATGTGGATGTGTTTTTTAAACTGTAAGAGAATGTCAACCAAACAGGTCCAGGGACAGGGATAACATAGGCTAGAAGCTTAGGACTATGCTCCATGGAGACCCCTCCGAAAAAAATAAGCTTTGAAAGCTACTACTGAGAAGTGGACTAAAGACCAGAGGTGGCAGCAAGATTTCCCTGGTCCACAGCAGTTCTCAGAGGAaggagctgcagacccaggcccaCCCACTTCCTCATTCACTTGAGTCCCTGACAAGCTTACCCTTTGGGTCCAGGAAACTGTTCCTGGAAGAGCCACCAGCCATGGTTAGGACTCAGAAGTTCTGTGATTTCCCAAgtggaaaagataaaaaagggCAACAGGGCATGTGTGTGTCCACACAGACATTTGCCTGCAACCATATGCACTCACACCACATgaatcacacatgcacacaggcaaATATACCTATCCACACACTCACAGACCTCCAGGCACACCTgttcacacacgcacacacatacatacacatcgCACCCAGCCATATTCCTGTATTAAGATGCACCTAGGGAGTATGTACAGACATTACACAAACATCAACACGCATCCCATATGCTTAAATGGATTAGCATAAATACACAATCATGCATCTATGCACAAAGTATaaacacgcgcacacacacatatttacgtGTGCAGTCATCATACTCTTCCATGGATAACAGGTGTATGTACTCAATTCACTTATTATGAAAGGTTGTATACACATTGCGactcacacaaacacatgcatgcacagacacacatggaTTACATATGTGCTTAATAACAGTTGGCACGGATCCATAAGCATCTGCATGTATACACCACCACCACGCATCACAGCCATCCGCATCTGCACATGCAAACTCGTGTGCACACGCCTGCATGCACACACTCTTACCTGCACACCTGCAGGCCTGCCCATGCTGCACACGGTGTGTACACCTTGCCTTTTCTGGCTCCTTTGTTGCTGAGCGATCCTGTAGAGGTGCAGAAACACAAACACCTAGTTCCACTTCACCTGAAAACCCCCTACCCCTGGGTGCGTGGGAGGGTGAACCAGATGCCCTCGCTGTGGGGGGCACAGTGGAAAGTATGACCTGAGTTGACTTTTACAATAAGAGCAAAGGTGAGGGGTTTTTCCAGCCGGTTACCTCACTGTGTCGGGGCTGACCAGGGCCGCCCCTGCTAATCCACCTCCTGTGGGCCCCTCCAATTACCCAGGGTGCTCAGGTTCAACACGGACTCAACATCTGCTTAGTTTACTCAGCAGTTAATGAGCTAGAGCCTGGATCCGCCTGTGTGTCAGGTTCTGGGCTGAGGGTTGGGCTGGGGAGATGCGGTGGATCTGGCCTGGCTCATGCAGCTCGAAGGTGGGAGGAGGCCTGGTGGGTGGAGTCTGTGGAAGGCTCTAGGTCAAATCCCTAAAAACGAATCTGCTTGATGACCAGCTTGTCAGCTGATCAGGTTTTCAAATGACCAATTTGCTGAATATACCAAACTTACCAATTTACTATTCACTTTTTCCAAAGTATATAACAATTGTATTGGATAGATTGACACTggttttcatttcatcttcatagTTCATTTTAAGGAATGTTCAGATGGTCAAAAGCTGAGTCAGGGAGTGGTTTCATTCAGTAAAGGCATTTAACATTTGGAACTGCAGAGGGACTTTCTGGGTACATCCACCAAGAACGGGGCATTCTGGGAGCTCTGAAGCAAGACAGGCCTTCAGGGACCACCTGACTCCCTAGTGCCATGTGGCCCGTGTCTGGGTTGTCCTCTGACTGGCTCTGCGTCCTGGGCCAGGCCCCTTCTCCTGTCTGGGTCTCAGTCTCCTGGCTATAAAGAGCTCAGCTTGTGGGCCTTGCTGATGTTTGATGAGACCCTGGAGCTACCTGTGACCTCAGTCTCCGAGCATGGCCAGGGTGCAGGCCATGGGAGCCAGAGAAGGTGCTGGCTCTGCTGAGGGCAGCCCAGCCCTGCTTGGAAGTCAAGGCTGTTTTGTTGGTGCCTCTCTCTGAACTGTGACATTTCTGggtcctgccccagccccaggcagtggGGCCTTGCATGCTCTGTGCGGGGAGCACGGGGCTGCAGAGGGTGGGGCCCGACTAACTTTCCTTTCCTGGTAACACGCTCACTAagctcatttcctttttctgaagGGAAATGCCATTGACATCACACCACTGGATTTTCAGTGACGCCAGATGAGAACTCGTGAGCCCTTCGCAGGCAAGAAGGGTGCACGCGTAGGCTGGGCACAGATCTGACTCAGGGCAGATTTGGAGAACCCCTGATCTGAGGCTCCTAGCCCTTGCTTTAGAGATGGGGACCCCTAGGTCAGAGAGGGGTAGAGACATGCCCTGGGTTCCACAGCCAGATAGCAGGGCTGGGGCCAGATCCCAggcccctgcctcccagcccagGGCGCTCGATGAAGGGGCCTGACCTGCCCTCTCAACCTATCTTAATAGTGGCACCAACATCCACCAAGTTGCCCCGGCCACAGATGGGTCTcactgccctcctccctcccagtaCCCTCCTCCTGGCTGCAGCACTCATACTGTCTCCTGCAGTCCATCCCAGGCCACTCCCTGGCTCAGGCCTCCTTGTCTGTCTCCAGGACCCCAGTCCAGGAAATACCTGGCCACTGCTCTGGCCTCCCTACCTACATCCAGGCCTCTCCCTCCAGTCCATCCTCTATTCAGCTGCGTGGGTGACCCGGCTAAAACACAGAGCCCACAGTGTTAGTCCCCAGGGCAACCCTTCCAGGGCTCCTTGGCTGGGCATCCCACACTCTCCGAGGGTGGCACTCCCGCCTTCTCCCAGCTGCTGCCCCTGACACGCCCATTTGCTCCCTCAGTGCAGAAGCTGCCTGCCTTCTTCAGAGTGTGCGTCCTCTCTGTATTTGCTGCTCCTGCGCCATTTCCTCTTCGGGAACTCCTCCCTCTGCAGGCACATTCCTGTTTTTGCACACTCCTGAGGAAAGCTCACACGTCCCAATCTCCcgtcccctgcctcagccttggagGGAAAGTCTAGGtcttcctccccacctccttGACAGCAGCAAAGACATTTTAttgtggaaaatttcaaacacacaACAAAAATAGTGCAAAAACACCGCGGATTCCTCACCCAACTTCGACCCTCACCAACTCAGGCCACTCTTGTTTCATTTCTATCCCCCAACTCCTCCCCACTGGGTTACTCAGAGCAAATTTAAACATCAAATGATTTTATCCACAAATACTGCAAGgagtcgggtgcagtggctcatgcctgtaaatcccagcaacttgggaggctgaggtgggcagattacttgaggccaggagttcaacatcagcctgagcaacatagcaaggccctgtctcaaaataaataaataaatattgcagTCTGTATTTCTAAAAGATAAAGGCATGGCCAGAAACCATTATCCTGcctacatttttaataataattttttattatcattaaataTCTAGTGGTGTTTAAATTTCCTCAAtaaaccgggcgtggtggctcacacttgtaaaaGCGTGATTACTCCAGATTACTCCAAATCATGCTCGTAAGCGTGAttattcccagaactttgggaggctgaggcaggaagttcacttgagccctggagttcaaggccagcctgggcaacagagtaagacctcgtctccaaataaaaaaattcCCCATTGCCTAACAAAGATTTTTTATCgatcttttaaagttatttttttcaaaatcaggATCTACACAAGTTCCATACATTgcatttgattgttttttcttaaatctctttcaatctattctccttcctctctttttgtttttttttgtgggggggcgggggttggttgttttttttttttttttttgaatcaagGTCtaactcactctgtcacccaggtaggtatgcagaggcatgatcttggctcattgtaacctccacctcctgggctcaagagatcctcccacctcaggctcctgagtagctgggaccacaggcacgcactaccacacctggctaattttttgtaatttttgtagagacagggttttgccatgttgcccaggctggtctcagactcctaagctcaagagatcttcccacctcaccttcccaaagtgctgggattataggtgtgagcaactgAGCCTGGTCtctccttattttttatttttattttgtcttgagACAccgtcttgctctgttccccatgctggagggcagtgatgtaatctcggctaactgcaacctctgccttccaggctcaagtgattcagccacctcagtctcccaagtattaagagctgtgactacaggaatgtgccaccacactggctaatttttttttttttttttttttgtagagatggggttttgccatgttgcccaggctggtctcgaactcctgggctcaaacgatcctcccacctcggcctcccaaaatgctgggatttcctatttaaaaatatatatttatttgttgactAAGCCCAGTTGTTGATCCCATGTAGTTTTCCACCTTCCCGCTGCATTCCCCCATAGTGTTATTTAACACATTCTTTAGTTTCCTGCCTTTCCCGTAAATTGGTAGTTAGATCTAAACACTTGATTAGACGCAGTGTGTGAGGGAGAATGCTTCACAGGTGGCGTGTCTGCTTTCCTCAGAAGGCACATCATATTTATAATGTTTGGTTGTCTCTCCTTTTGTGCTTTTAGAAGGCTTTGATGATCGCTGCCTACATCTAGTATTTCATTAGAGAATTACAAAACagtgatgttttaattttatcattctttcttcatttattagctGGAACACTTCTATGGAGAAAAACTTCTCTCCTTGATGCTTTGGTTCCTCTGAGGTACAATTGGTTTAGGAAGGACAGGATTAGTGCTGGctgatttctcctttatttatcaGTTTTCAGAATAATGAGTTGATTCCCTCACAGTTGATTCCTCACAGTTGATCAGGAATCACAGAGTTGATTCCTGATCCTAGAGGTGATCAGGAAAGATTTTTTGatccttggttttgtttttgttttttaaaattattatctaatatttttaaacGCATTTGGAGATTTTCAGTTTATTGCAGTTATTAACCTTGTTATCACTCAAATTGTCCCACCTTTGGCCCACAGAGCTCTCTTGGTCGTCTAAGTCCTTTTGGCCTGACCCTAATAGTGTTTAATACCATCCTGACTTTCTGGTAAAACGAGATGTCCAGGTTTGTCTTGTATGTTTTCTGCCTAGACCTAGAATTAGATAGTTCTTCAAGAACCCTGGTTCTTTTTTATAAGAAGTGGCATTTAGAAACCACAAATCtgggtgtgaggtgtgaggtgtgctCAGTTGGTCTTTGCTTTTAGACCTTCTCAAGGTGCAGAGCtaggaaatttttttcttaagaagatATACATCAAGGGTTCATACTGATACTTTGTATGAAACCTTCAACTATAGGGCTTTTACGTAAgttttttgattttgtatctgAATCTCTTTTGTCTAATGCTGAACGTCTTGCTTCCTAACAACATTGACATTATTATTGATTCATTTCTCCTActttctttctatatatacatattataaaaatatcagaataatAATACCAATAGTGGTATTAATAATATGATTACTTGATTACTGAAAGCACTTTATAATTTGTCTGTGATTCTTTTGTCCTTAGAATATATAGCCTACTAGTCAAGCTACAGTCAAGTTACCAGGTTTCTAAATCACTTAAAATAATTCAACTTTGTTCGGTGAAGACACCAGTTCAATACAgatttattgatttcattttgcttttgatttggGGGGATTGCTTTTGACTtttatttagatttaattttgttttatttttatgtaaagaaTTTATGTAATTTGAAAGCTAACCTATACAATAAGGTATATTCAGAGAAGTCTGGCTTCTACTCCATTCCCTTACCACACTTCCTCCCCACTCCAACAGacaattgtttaattttattttttatcttttaactgatatttaattttaaaaatacgcATGTATTGTGTATTCCCTCCTTTTTCTTGGATAAAATGATAATGTACTATATGCATTTTAGTCCACTCTGCTTTTCAGTTAACGTTTTACCCAGCCCGGAGGTCACACTGTCAAGGCATGCCGAgatcttcttcatttctttttttttaaaactgagtcttgctctgtcactcgcctggagtgcagtggcgtgatctctactcattgcaacctccgcctcctgggatcaagcaattctcctgcctcgcctcccgagtagctgggattacaggcgtgcgccaccacacctgactaattttttttttttttttttttttttttttgagacagagtctcgctctgtcgcccagactggagtgcagtggccggatctcagctcactgcaagctccgccccccgggttcacgccattctcccgcctcagcctcctgagtagctgggactacaggcgcccaccaccgcgcccagctaattttttgtatttttagtagagagggggtttcaccatggtctcaatctcctgaccttgtgatccgcccgcctcgacctcccaaagtgctgggattacaggcgtgagccactgcgcccggccttttttttttttgtattttaattagagACGgtattttaccatattggccaggctgttctccaactcgtgaccttgtgatccacccacctc
This portion of the Macaca mulatta isolate MMU2019108-1 chromosome 14, T2T-MMU8v2.0, whole genome shotgun sequence genome encodes:
- the LOC106993403 gene encoding uncharacterized protein LOC106993403, whose amino-acid sequence is MDWRERPGCRIAQQQRSQKRQGVHTVCSMGRPAGVQVTILNPSPCGVFPILNLETAVQWQEKDLQSHTDVASLMTPDGLACLPLGLRHHILRKPKLHAEATIDVLANSPSFSCQTYE